A stretch of Spirochaeta cellobiosiphila DSM 17781 DNA encodes these proteins:
- a CDS encoding sigma-54-dependent Fis family transcriptional regulator, producing the protein MNMDNNRYIDPDKFQTLIEINQQINSQTIKESMLLESVLSSSMQLIQGQAASLLLVNHQDKKLYFEIALGPKGKDVKKFTLELGQGIAGWVAQKNRSLIVNNVSEDKRFAGSIDEDSGYRTRNILAVPMRIKDRCIGVIEILNKKSNLTFDNEDLFWLEIFANQAAMVLVNNRRYNQLYTEYNEFKRQFPQSNSEDKQYFFKSYAIEQLFNSIDKIAQSNGSILISGESGVGKEVMAKSIHDKSPRRQGPFIAINCASIPKDLMESELFGHERGAFTGAVNSKVGKFALADGGTLFLDEIGDISIDLQAKLLRVLQEQVFTPVGSIESRHINIRIISATNKNLNELTTKGLFRDDLYYRLSVFPIKIPPLRDRPEDIEYLTEIFIEKICKNMDIEIKRISDDAVDYLVKYSWPGNIRQLYNVLNRAIILNDNTSEIIPDDLMLEDNNDNDRYSGKTLKEALNLFKKYYITKILGRSKGNISRAAKTLDVQRTYLSRLIKDLDIHK; encoded by the coding sequence ATGAATATGGACAATAATCGATATATAGATCCTGATAAATTTCAAACCTTAATCGAAATTAATCAGCAAATAAATAGTCAAACAATAAAAGAGAGTATGCTATTAGAAAGTGTACTCTCTTCTTCTATGCAGCTAATCCAAGGACAAGCTGCAAGCCTTTTATTAGTTAATCATCAAGACAAGAAATTATATTTTGAAATTGCTTTAGGTCCTAAAGGAAAGGATGTTAAGAAATTTACTCTAGAACTTGGACAAGGTATTGCAGGTTGGGTCGCTCAAAAAAATCGTAGTTTAATTGTCAATAATGTAAGTGAAGATAAACGATTTGCCGGCTCCATTGATGAAGACAGTGGTTATAGAACAAGAAATATTTTAGCAGTACCTATGCGAATAAAAGATAGGTGTATAGGTGTTATTGAAATACTAAATAAAAAAAGTAATTTGACTTTTGATAATGAAGACTTATTTTGGCTAGAAATATTTGCAAATCAAGCAGCAATGGTTTTAGTTAATAATAGAAGATACAACCAACTATATACCGAATATAATGAATTCAAAAGACAGTTCCCTCAAAGCAATTCCGAAGACAAACAATATTTTTTTAAAAGCTATGCCATCGAACAATTATTCAATTCTATAGATAAAATAGCACAATCTAATGGATCCATTCTTATATCTGGAGAGAGTGGTGTTGGCAAAGAAGTAATGGCCAAATCGATTCATGATAAAAGCCCAAGAAGGCAAGGTCCATTTATTGCTATTAATTGTGCCTCAATTCCTAAAGACTTAATGGAAAGTGAACTATTTGGACATGAGAGAGGTGCTTTTACGGGTGCTGTTAATAGTAAAGTAGGTAAATTTGCTCTTGCAGATGGTGGTACTTTATTTTTAGATGAGATCGGTGATATTTCAATTGATTTGCAAGCAAAGCTATTACGTGTTCTACAAGAACAAGTGTTTACACCTGTAGGTAGTATTGAAAGTAGACATATTAATATACGGATAATATCAGCCACCAATAAAAATCTAAATGAATTAACAACTAAGGGTTTGTTTCGTGATGACTTGTATTATCGATTAAGTGTTTTTCCAATCAAAATACCACCTTTAAGAGATAGACCTGAAGATATAGAATATTTGACAGAAATATTTATAGAAAAAATTTGCAAGAATATGGATATTGAGATAAAAAGGATTTCAGATGATGCTGTTGATTATTTAGTAAAATATTCTTGGCCTGGTAATATAAGACAGCTATATAATGTATTAAACAGGGCTATCATATTAAATGACAATACCTCAGAAATAATACCAGATGATTTGATGTTGGAAGATAATAATGATAATGATAGATATAGTGGAAAAACTTTAAAAGAAGCCTTAAATTTGTTTAAAAAATATTATATAACTAAGATTCTTGGCCGTAGTAAGGGAAACATATCAAGAGCTGCAAAAACCCTTGATGTTCAAAGAACTTATTTATCAAGACTAATTAAAGATTTAGATATTCACAAATAG
- a CDS encoding tetratricopeptide repeat protein, whose product MHQNEELTLKQKFISGLITFFQKNRVFFIIVLVLLIAAVIGLAVYDSYHKDSVDTQIAKVEVIENEYQTLQVASDKEAKLNNLIEEINNLESSESLSKWPKQRLLFLTGKVYFDLQNWSEAADTYLETANVQSSYLTTLSLFNASVAYEQNGDLNKALEILDQLESYDDEAVEKIHGLFNKGRLLEKLNRTPEAIEIYQSLETKYPNSDWTKLAKERIIKIK is encoded by the coding sequence ATGCATCAGAATGAAGAGTTAACACTAAAACAAAAGTTTATAAGCGGATTGATTACTTTTTTTCAAAAGAATAGAGTATTCTTCATTATCGTTTTAGTTCTCCTAATTGCTGCTGTAATTGGTCTAGCAGTTTATGATTCATATCATAAGGATTCTGTTGACACACAAATTGCAAAAGTAGAAGTGATTGAAAATGAATATCAGACTCTACAAGTAGCAAGTGATAAGGAAGCTAAACTTAATAACCTTATAGAAGAGATAAATAATCTTGAATCTTCTGAGTCATTAAGTAAATGGCCTAAACAGCGATTATTATTTCTAACAGGAAAAGTGTATTTTGATCTACAAAATTGGTCAGAAGCAGCAGATACTTATCTAGAGACTGCTAATGTTCAATCATCTTATTTAACCACTTTATCATTATTCAACGCTTCTGTTGCTTATGAACAAAATGGGGATCTGAATAAAGCACTAGAAATATTAGATCAGTTAGAGAGTTATGACGATGAAGCTGTTGAAAAAATTCATGGATTGTTCAATAAAGGACGATTATTGGAAAAGCTTAATAGGACGCCAGAAGCCATTGAAATATATCAATCTCTAGAAACAAAGTATCCTAATAGTGATTGGACAAAGCTCGCCAAGGAACGTATAATTAAGATCAAATAG
- a CDS encoding CHASE2 domain-containing protein: MKKSKTLRFLKTENFSFIIALFIFLISNLLLHYTTIPKELEKHYHDFCFQVRNIIKSTSEQEGSVKRNLNNNINSDIQIIALDSNTLNRVGTWPFPRYQYGNFLTNLSRIRDVTHRENSVFLDVFFIDKGTPARNDGLFAAGIKENGKVFSEIDINYLPLNIDDSKLMKSRMDVLFDNYGEIEDIKNVSNSFETFYGVTVPLLPFVKNSYAYGHASFVSDSDDLYRKQRIVARIAFLNDEFELSKIDVNINLKKNEYLAYYDFDNRVIPISNSELNNLNLLKQQIMERSQYKLIDTDNDGEPDGKEFYIRRFEEHYIPSITLSLALNYFNKKLSDVHVTLGEVVSINNPQMWDKESNSWVPYRILRESPIIDEDGNTLKAAVYEDISIIEIPIDKKGDMTINYMGPASSEFSTGHQTYNIRSLAGYISSIRGVDSSRWPRTMALDNKIIMMGAFTKGIAEDEKYTPYGPMYGVELHANALNTILMNNFLRPIPFWINEIILALTILIISIISSRISTILAFFISILYAFILFIATTIFFETQNLLINFTVPVIAIISSFTMVTIYRVMTEEKDKKRIQAMFGQYVSPKVVKELVNTKMPELGGVDRELTVLFSDIRGFTTLSESLSPQELVNHLNKYLASMTDLILEYEGTLDKYVGDEIMCFWGAPIPQKNHAELACKCALRMMAVLKELNESWPEDKRIDIGIGLNSGIMTVGNMGSQGRMNYTLMGDNVNLGARLEGTNKQYLTNVIISEYTYSLIKDTAIVRELDNIRVKGKNKPVLIYELIDFVDGLDVPKKIKN; this comes from the coding sequence ATGAAAAAAAGTAAGACTTTACGTTTTTTGAAGACTGAAAATTTTTCTTTCATTATTGCACTTTTCATATTTTTAATAAGTAATTTATTACTTCATTATACAACTATTCCTAAAGAACTTGAAAAGCATTACCATGATTTTTGTTTCCAGGTTAGAAATATAATAAAATCAACATCAGAACAAGAAGGTTCTGTAAAACGTAATTTAAATAATAATATTAATAGTGATATACAAATCATAGCTTTAGATTCAAACACCCTTAACAGGGTAGGCACTTGGCCTTTTCCTCGTTATCAATATGGAAACTTTTTAACCAATTTATCTCGAATACGAGATGTAACTCATAGAGAGAATAGCGTCTTCCTGGATGTATTTTTCATTGATAAAGGTACACCTGCTAGAAATGATGGTTTGTTTGCAGCAGGAATAAAGGAAAACGGTAAAGTTTTTTCAGAGATAGATATAAACTATCTACCTCTAAATATAGATGATAGTAAACTAATGAAATCCAGAATGGATGTTTTGTTTGATAATTATGGTGAGATTGAAGATATAAAAAATGTATCTAATAGTTTTGAAACATTTTATGGAGTCACAGTACCGTTACTTCCATTTGTCAAAAATTCCTATGCCTACGGACATGCTTCCTTTGTGTCTGATTCTGATGATCTTTATCGTAAACAAAGAATTGTTGCGAGAATTGCTTTCTTGAATGATGAGTTTGAATTATCGAAAATTGATGTCAACATAAATCTTAAAAAAAACGAATATTTAGCATATTATGATTTTGATAATAGAGTTATCCCTATATCAAATTCTGAATTAAATAATCTTAATTTGTTAAAGCAACAAATTATGGAACGTAGTCAATATAAATTAATAGACACAGACAATGATGGAGAGCCTGATGGAAAAGAATTTTATATCCGTAGATTCGAAGAACACTATATTCCTTCTATCACCTTATCCTTGGCTCTTAACTATTTTAATAAAAAATTAAGCGATGTACATGTTACATTAGGTGAAGTTGTTAGTATCAACAATCCACAAATGTGGGATAAAGAATCGAATTCATGGGTTCCTTATAGGATATTGAGAGAATCACCTATAATAGATGAGGATGGTAATACTTTAAAGGCTGCAGTATATGAAGATATATCAATTATAGAAATCCCTATTGATAAAAAAGGTGATATGACTATTAATTACATGGGACCTGCGTCTAGTGAGTTCTCCACTGGGCATCAAACATATAATATAAGATCTCTAGCAGGGTACATTAGCAGTATTCGAGGTGTTGATTCTTCAAGATGGCCCAGGACAATGGCATTAGACAATAAAATTATTATGATGGGTGCTTTTACAAAAGGAATTGCAGAGGACGAAAAATATACTCCTTATGGACCAATGTATGGAGTGGAACTTCATGCTAATGCATTAAATACCATATTGATGAATAACTTTCTAAGACCCATTCCTTTTTGGATTAATGAGATAATACTTGCGTTAACAATTCTAATTATTTCTATTATATCTTCTCGTATATCAACTATACTTGCTTTTTTCATAAGTATTCTCTATGCATTTATTCTTTTCATAGCTACTACTATATTCTTCGAAACCCAAAATTTACTAATTAATTTCACTGTACCTGTAATAGCGATTATTAGTTCATTTACTATGGTCACAATCTACAGGGTTATGACAGAAGAAAAGGATAAAAAAAGAATTCAAGCGATGTTTGGTCAATATGTAAGTCCAAAAGTGGTTAAAGAATTAGTAAATACAAAAATGCCTGAACTAGGTGGTGTGGATAGGGAGTTAACAGTTCTATTTTCCGATATTAGAGGTTTTACTACTTTATCAGAGAGTCTATCACCACAAGAGTTGGTCAATCACTTAAATAAATACTTAGCTTCAATGACTGATCTAATTTTGGAATATGAGGGAACACTTGATAAATATGTTGGTGATGAAATTATGTGTTTTTGGGGAGCTCCAATTCCTCAAAAAAATCATGCAGAACTTGCCTGTAAATGTGCCTTACGTATGATGGCTGTCCTTAAAGAACTAAATGAGAGCTGGCCGGAAGACAAACGTATCGACATAGGAATAGGGCTGAATAGTGGTATTATGACAGTAGGGAATATGGGATCACAAGGACGGATGAACTATACCTTAATGGGTGATAATGTTAATCTAGGAGCGAGGCTTGAAGGAACCAATAAACAATATCTGACAAAT